The DNA sequence ATCTTTCAGGGAACCCTGTTCACTCTGCTCAATCCCTACGGCCTCGCCGGCGGCATCCTCTTTGTACTGCTCTTCATCGTCCACGGCGCCCTCTGGCTGGCCGTTAAATCCCACGGCGACCTGCATCATAGGGCCGGCAACCTGGCGGCCAGAACCTGGCCCGTGCTCTTGATCATGGCCGTGCTCTTTCTCTTGGCCACCGTAAAATGGACCTCGCTTTTTGATAACTATGCCGCCCGGCCGGTGCTGCTCATCATTCCGGTGGTGGCAGTGGCGGCCCTCATCGCCATGCGGGCCTTTATCAAAAAAGGCCTGTGGTGGAAGGCCTGGTTCGCTTCCAGCCTGACCATCGTGGGTATCACCCTGTTTGGCGTAGTGGGGCTGTTTCCCGACCTGCTCAAATCCAGCCTCAACCCGGCCTACAGCCTGACCGCGTTTAACTCGTCTTCTTCACCCCTGACGCTCAAGATCATGTTGGGCGTGGCGCTGACCTTCGTGCCTCTGGTCATCGCTTACCAGATCTGGGTCCATTTCCTCTTCAAGGACAAGGTGAAGCCCGAAGACCTGGCGCAGGAAGA is a window from the Desulfobaccales bacterium genome containing:
- the cydB gene encoding cytochrome d ubiquinol oxidase subunit II, which encodes MLPIIWFILWGVLWAVYFMLDGFDLGMGTFMPFLAKNDTDRRVIYRALGPFWDGNEVWLITAGGVTFAAFPATYAVMFSGLYSALMLILFALILRGVSIAFRGQVDDPRWRRLWDTGFFLGSFLPALLLGVAFANLFKGLPIDAEGIFQGTLFTLLNPYGLAGGILFVLLFIVHGALWLAVKSHGDLHHRAGNLAARTWPVLLIMAVLFLLATVKWTSLFDNYAARPVLLIIPVVAVAALIAMRAFIKKGLWWKAWFASSLTIVGITLFGVVGLFPDLLKSSLNPAYSLTAFNSSSSPLTLKIMLGVALTFVPLVIAYQIWVHFLFKDKVKPEDLAQEEGY